Proteins from a single region of Bernardetia sp.:
- a CDS encoding CHAT domain-containing protein: protein MLKKNTLLILLLISTLSFSSFAQGDGAEKQLLRNLEISEHYFEDGDYKKALSETEKLYKKANKRGKKDIATQIEKYLIKYYEATGEITNFHNTVKKFIEHRKEQGENGKGHGLALLQAAKYYAEYSFTQQAETYLTEAKKILGEKPTEEYILSEVYYTQVLIDFQRGNFLNLLDNQIEDLISVRKNLIANEAQFYSDANKQTQTRKLSEREKNRKKTDYVQAISLRADAARLAGRYVEAGKYVEQADEFIKSELSTRQLAYVRNQYVKIQLMIDNGGEREKIRKLLEKTLYRAERTVGTVHKDYIKLHTLLIDYYINSGFVIQQSIEKQGFSLKPKIFQNIQYNTQNVRQRWELERNAAKYYGTGHLQYSIALQADAMWNYENQRYAQSLRLLTDMYKNTKLVPKDTERRLAIIEDIYYVRLAADDYEEAGKLMEEWVASHARIHGIKTLGYHLANIKLAKFYFNYTEKFKRAGELYNLHMKELTNFVEPQSLIYLSSLNDWIDYYMANDEFEKANEKSKEALQIIEKRYGTDHPRYAAQLEVAARLNMQQSNYKQVDAQVFQMLQIYDKQYNPSLAFEHAKALETAAHYYVTMGLYDRAEELLNQAERRFSRSSQSIANSSAAEELAFLYIETADFSAAEQLLIETVAEKEKRYGRDSRFLINTYNQSANLAFANGKYVEAEQFANKALSIAQNIFGDNSIRTVTSLSLLADYNLAIGDYEKAQEFAQKALKIKTDVLGADHLDRANTLIQLAKINFYSDADWKEVTQELEEADKTLIKNLGENTPVYAGFLKTSAELYVAHKDIQTALDQLGKALSILQKIPSASLVSLAEINVLLGDLEIQQNNPETAQEFYEDARKKYSKVFSQVHPKYVGVLGRIARMYYVKNDYKRAEKYLSEVLDKHKEYINTTFAVLSDREKAKNWEQIRPDFEFFTHLVVKLQPKKKKLLQDLYDNILLTKGILLGQSQKLRNEIYKRSPDDTLRVNFEKWQVKKIQLNSALALSPEQLKQENIDVRSLQKEIEDLSKILSRQSSDFAAATQQEAITWKDVQKNLKNKEYAVEIIRYRQFEKDFTDSVNYIALVLPSSGQIKLAKMPNGNKMEDGDLQYYKNTVEFSLEDYDSYDIYWKPIGDKIAKDAGKIYLACDGVYNQLNVETFRMGESDFVIDNYFISQLTSTRQIVEKEVNNVFPNNFVLFGNPLFYVDYQGAQSYPTLLGAEREVEIISSQLKGENKNVTTYLNENAEENQMKNLSARENTVYHIATHGVFKEDISREERERSTALGTYNDPYMRSGLLFKAGGNMVQNRSVHEYNRDEGILTASEVATLNFNSPLVIMSACETGRGETKVGEGVYGLQSAFLIAGADALLMSLFKVDDDATQELMKIFYKKWKETQDKRVAIREAKRELRQNPNYADPIYWGAFVMIGR, encoded by the coding sequence ATGCTAAAAAAGAATACACTACTTATACTTTTGCTTATCTCTACTCTATCTTTTTCTAGTTTTGCACAAGGAGATGGAGCAGAAAAACAGCTATTGAGAAACTTAGAAATTTCTGAACACTATTTTGAAGATGGAGACTATAAGAAAGCACTTTCCGAAACTGAAAAACTGTATAAGAAAGCCAATAAAAGAGGAAAAAAGGATATAGCCACTCAAATAGAAAAATATCTTATTAAATATTATGAAGCAACAGGAGAGATTACAAATTTCCATAATACAGTAAAAAAATTTATAGAACATCGTAAAGAACAAGGAGAGAATGGAAAAGGACATGGCTTGGCTCTTTTACAGGCTGCAAAATATTATGCTGAATATTCTTTTACTCAGCAAGCTGAAACATATTTAACAGAAGCTAAAAAAATATTGGGGGAAAAACCTACTGAAGAGTATATTCTTTCAGAGGTGTATTATACCCAAGTGCTTATCGATTTTCAAAGAGGTAATTTCCTAAATCTGTTGGATAACCAAATAGAAGATTTGATAAGTGTTAGGAAAAATTTAATCGCTAATGAGGCTCAATTTTATAGCGATGCAAACAAACAGACTCAAACACGCAAACTTTCAGAAAGAGAAAAAAATCGCAAAAAAACAGATTATGTCCAAGCAATATCGCTTCGTGCAGATGCTGCTCGTTTGGCAGGAAGATATGTAGAAGCAGGAAAATATGTAGAGCAAGCAGATGAGTTTATCAAATCGGAACTTTCTACTCGCCAGCTTGCCTACGTCCGAAATCAATATGTCAAAATTCAGTTAATGATAGACAATGGAGGTGAGAGAGAAAAAATAAGAAAGCTACTAGAAAAAACGCTCTACCGTGCTGAAAGAACGGTCGGAACTGTGCATAAAGATTATATCAAACTACATACTCTACTCATAGATTACTACATCAATAGTGGCTTCGTAATTCAGCAAAGTATAGAAAAACAAGGGTTTTCTTTAAAGCCAAAAATTTTTCAAAACATACAGTACAATACTCAAAACGTTAGACAGCGTTGGGAGTTAGAACGCAATGCAGCAAAATATTATGGTACAGGACATTTGCAATATTCTATTGCACTTCAAGCTGATGCTATGTGGAACTATGAAAATCAGCGTTATGCACAGTCGCTTAGATTATTGACTGATATGTATAAAAATACCAAACTTGTCCCAAAAGATACAGAAAGGCGTTTAGCCATCATAGAAGATATTTATTATGTTCGTTTGGCAGCTGATGATTATGAAGAAGCTGGAAAACTTATGGAAGAGTGGGTGGCTTCTCATGCTCGTATCCACGGTATAAAAACATTAGGCTATCATCTTGCTAATATAAAACTAGCAAAGTTTTATTTTAATTATACAGAGAAATTTAAAAGAGCAGGAGAGCTTTACAATCTTCATATGAAAGAACTGACAAACTTTGTAGAACCTCAAAGTCTTATCTATCTCAGCTCTTTAAATGATTGGATAGACTATTATATGGCAAACGATGAGTTTGAAAAAGCCAATGAAAAATCTAAAGAAGCCTTACAAATTATTGAAAAAAGATATGGTACAGACCATCCTCGTTATGCTGCTCAGTTAGAAGTTGCTGCTCGCTTGAATATGCAACAAAGTAATTATAAGCAAGTAGATGCACAAGTTTTTCAGATGCTACAAATATATGATAAGCAGTACAATCCTTCTTTAGCCTTCGAACACGCAAAAGCATTGGAAACAGCAGCGCATTATTACGTAACGATGGGGCTTTACGACCGTGCAGAAGAATTATTGAACCAAGCTGAAAGAAGATTTAGCCGTTCTAGCCAGTCTATTGCTAACTCTAGTGCTGCCGAAGAATTAGCCTTTCTTTACATAGAAACGGCAGATTTTAGTGCAGCCGAACAGCTTTTGATAGAAACAGTTGCAGAAAAAGAAAAAAGATATGGACGAGACAGCCGTTTTTTAATAAATACGTATAATCAGAGTGCGAATTTAGCCTTTGCCAATGGAAAATACGTAGAGGCAGAGCAGTTTGCCAACAAAGCTCTATCTATTGCTCAAAATATTTTTGGTGATAATTCTATCCGTACCGTAACAAGTTTAAGTCTTTTAGCAGATTATAATCTAGCTATTGGAGATTATGAAAAGGCACAAGAGTTTGCCCAAAAAGCACTAAAAATAAAAACAGATGTATTAGGAGCAGACCATTTAGACAGGGCAAACACACTGATTCAACTTGCTAAAATTAATTTTTATTCTGATGCTGATTGGAAAGAAGTAACACAAGAATTAGAAGAGGCAGACAAGACCTTAATAAAAAATTTAGGAGAGAATACACCAGTATATGCAGGTTTTTTGAAAACTTCGGCAGAGCTATATGTTGCTCACAAAGACATTCAAACAGCTTTAGACCAACTAGGAAAAGCATTATCTATCTTACAAAAAATACCATCGGCATCTTTGGTAAGTTTGGCAGAAATAAATGTATTGCTAGGAGATTTGGAAATTCAACAAAATAATCCTGAAACGGCACAAGAATTTTATGAAGATGCTCGTAAAAAATACTCAAAAGTATTTAGTCAAGTTCATCCGAAATATGTAGGAGTGCTAGGGCGAATTGCTCGTATGTACTACGTAAAAAATGATTATAAGCGAGCAGAAAAATATTTGAGTGAGGTATTAGACAAACACAAAGAGTATATAAACACTACTTTTGCAGTACTTAGTGATAGAGAAAAAGCAAAAAACTGGGAGCAGATTCGTCCAGATTTTGAGTTTTTTACACATCTTGTTGTCAAATTACAACCTAAAAAGAAAAAGCTATTACAAGATTTGTATGATAATATTCTCCTTACAAAAGGAATTTTATTAGGTCAGTCGCAAAAGTTGCGTAACGAAATTTATAAACGAAGTCCAGACGATACGCTTCGTGTAAATTTTGAAAAATGGCAAGTGAAAAAGATACAACTCAACTCTGCTTTGGCACTAAGCCCAGAACAACTCAAACAAGAAAATATAGATGTTCGTAGCTTGCAAAAGGAAATTGAAGATTTATCAAAGATACTATCTCGCCAGTCTTCTGATTTTGCAGCAGCCACCCAACAAGAGGCAATCACTTGGAAAGATGTTCAGAAAAATCTGAAAAATAAAGAATATGCTGTCGAAATTATTCGTTATCGTCAGTTTGAAAAAGACTTTACAGATAGTGTAAATTATATTGCTTTGGTTTTGCCTTCTTCTGGACAAATCAAACTAGCAAAAATGCCGAATGGGAATAAAATGGAAGACGGAGATTTGCAGTATTATAAAAATACAGTGGAGTTTTCTTTAGAAGATTATGATTCGTATGACATATACTGGAAACCTATTGGCGACAAGATAGCAAAAGATGCAGGTAAAATTTATCTTGCTTGTGATGGAGTTTATAATCAGCTCAATGTCGAAACATTCAGAATGGGCGAAAGCGATTTTGTTATAGATAACTACTTTATCTCTCAGCTTACCAGTACACGTCAAATTGTAGAAAAGGAAGTCAATAATGTTTTTCCTAATAATTTTGTTTTGTTTGGAAACCCACTCTTTTATGTAGATTATCAAGGCGCACAGAGTTATCCAACATTGCTGGGAGCAGAACGTGAGGTAGAGATTATTTCTTCACAATTAAAAGGCGAAAATAAAAATGTAACTACCTATCTGAATGAGAATGCTGAAGAAAATCAAATGAAAAATTTGAGTGCTAGAGAGAATACAGTGTATCATATTGCAACACATGGCGTATTTAAAGAAGACATTTCTAGGGAAGAACGTGAGCGTTCGACAGCTTTAGGAACATACAATGACCCTTATATGCGTTCTGGACTTCTTTTTAAAGCAGGAGGAAATATGGTACAGAATAGAAGTGTTCACGAGTATAACCGAGATGAAGGTATCTTGACAGCTTCTGAAGTAGCTACGCTTAATTTCAATTCTCCACTTGTCATAATGAGTGCGTGTGAAACAGGACGTGGCGAAACCAAAGTAGGAGAAGGAGTATATGGTTTGCAAAGTGCTTTTTTGATAGCTGGTGCAGATGCGCTTCTGATGTCGTTGTTTAAAGTAGATGATGATGCGACACAAGAGTTAATGAAAATTTTCTATAAAAAATGGAAAGAAACACAAGATAAGCGAGTTGCTATCAGAGAAGCAAAACGAGAGCTACGTCAGAATCCGAACTATGCAGACCCAATATATTGGGGAGCTTTTGTGATGATAGGAAGATAA
- a CDS encoding inorganic diphosphatase, which yields MAEQNDFTFDVIVEIPKGSRNKYEYDAEKRMIRYDRMIFSSMHYPSDYGFVPETLALDGDELDVLVLVSEPTFPGCLIEVRAVGIFNMTDEKGPDAKVLCVPVSDPIWNSIHKFEDVNPHLLKEIGHFFEVYKDLEKKKVSVEDWQDEKQAVEIVKQCQERYQENKKEVLSIRPGM from the coding sequence ATGGCAGAACAGAATGACTTTACCTTCGATGTAATTGTAGAAATACCTAAAGGAAGTAGAAATAAGTATGAATACGATGCTGAAAAGCGTATGATTCGTTACGACCGTATGATTTTTTCTTCTATGCACTACCCAAGCGATTATGGATTTGTGCCAGAAACGCTTGCTTTAGATGGCGACGAACTAGATGTTTTGGTGCTTGTTTCTGAACCAACTTTCCCAGGTTGTTTGATTGAAGTACGTGCTGTTGGTATTTTTAATATGACAGATGAGAAAGGTCCTGATGCAAAAGTTCTTTGTGTTCCTGTATCCGACCCAATTTGGAATAGTATTCATAAGTTTGAAGATGTAAATCCTCACTTATTGAAAGAAATTGGACACTTCTTTGAAGTTTATAAAGACTTAGAAAAAAAGAAAGTGTCAGTAGAAGATTGGCAAGATGAAAAACAAGCCGTAGAGATTGTAAAGCAATGCCAAGAGCGTTATCAAGAAAATAAGAAAGAAGTTCTTTCTATTCGCCCTGGTATGTAA
- a CDS encoding S46 family peptidase: MYKISLKITTLVLACVMFTGFARADEGMWLPMLVKRLNEADMKANGLKLTAEEIYSVNNSSLKDAIFGLGYGDPSWNFCTSEAISSKGLLLTNHHCAFDMIQNHSTVENDYLTDGFWAKTMAEELPNKGITASVLVKMEDVTERIKKELDGLSLDEQAEKLEEIKAQIIEEHTKDTHYKGYIKDFFFGNEYYLFVSEVFLDVRLVGAPPSSIGKFGGDTDNWMWPRHTGDFSLLRIYADKDGKPAEYSTDNVPLQPKHSLPVSMNGVEEGDFAMVFGFPGGTERFKTSYGLDVDYAVTNPARIKLREKRLSLMKEQMDIDDATRIAYASKYASISNYYKYFIGQNEGLKRLKTIDKKREQEKEYQKWADGLDKQEYSSALSRVEKAYAGSTDYMLWSAYWQEAFFGSEIVQFGLNFRQLDMALAGGNSEEADAAIEGLTAKLKETTKNHFEEYNAKVDKNVTGALLGMFYNDINEKYHPEIFATVANEYGKDFDKYAAYLFENSIFASEEKAIKFLENPNSEVLSKDPVMELIQSVIAKYRTIAPQLMAANQEVELAMKDYVAGLLEKNKDKKYYPDANSTLRLSYGNVKAYSPKDGVKYQYYTTLEGVAEKYVPKDDEFDAPKELLDMQKNKNYGKYADKDGNLRVGFITNNDITGGNSGSPVINGKGELIGLAFDGNWEAMTGDLVFDEQYKRCINVDIRYVLFCIDKLAGATRLIDEMELVSTNNHKHECKKEKCKKKGKCVCKKS; the protein is encoded by the coding sequence ATGTATAAAATTAGTTTAAAAATAACTACACTTGTGTTAGCCTGTGTAATGTTTACAGGTTTTGCTCGTGCCGATGAAGGCATGTGGTTGCCTATGCTTGTCAAACGCTTAAATGAAGCTGACATGAAAGCAAATGGCTTAAAGCTAACAGCCGAAGAAATTTATAGTGTAAATAACTCTAGCCTTAAAGATGCTATTTTTGGCTTAGGGTATGGCGACCCTTCTTGGAACTTCTGTACTTCAGAAGCTATCTCTTCAAAAGGACTTTTACTAACCAATCATCACTGTGCTTTTGATATGATTCAGAATCATAGTACAGTAGAAAATGACTATCTAACAGATGGTTTTTGGGCAAAAACAATGGCAGAAGAACTTCCAAACAAAGGAATTACAGCTTCTGTACTTGTAAAAATGGAAGATGTAACTGAGCGCATCAAAAAAGAGCTTGATGGACTTAGTCTTGATGAGCAAGCAGAAAAACTAGAAGAAATTAAAGCTCAAATTATTGAAGAACACACAAAAGACACCCATTACAAAGGTTATATCAAAGATTTCTTTTTTGGAAATGAGTATTACCTTTTTGTATCAGAAGTATTTTTAGATGTTCGCTTAGTAGGTGCGCCTCCTTCATCTATTGGTAAGTTTGGTGGCGATACAGACAACTGGATGTGGCCACGCCATACAGGAGATTTCTCTTTGCTTCGTATTTATGCAGACAAAGACGGAAAGCCAGCCGAATATTCTACTGACAATGTTCCTTTGCAGCCTAAACACTCTTTACCTGTTTCGATGAATGGCGTAGAAGAAGGCGATTTTGCTATGGTTTTTGGTTTCCCTGGAGGAACAGAGCGTTTCAAAACTTCTTATGGATTAGATGTAGATTATGCTGTTACAAATCCTGCTCGTATCAAATTGCGTGAAAAAAGACTTTCTCTTATGAAAGAACAAATGGACATAGACGATGCTACTCGTATTGCTTATGCTTCAAAATATGCTTCAATTAGTAACTACTACAAGTATTTTATCGGACAAAATGAAGGTTTAAAGCGTTTGAAAACAATAGATAAGAAAAGAGAACAAGAAAAAGAGTACCAAAAATGGGCAGATGGCTTGGATAAGCAAGAGTATAGTAGCGCACTTTCTCGTGTTGAAAAAGCCTATGCAGGTTCGACAGATTATATGCTTTGGAGTGCCTACTGGCAAGAAGCATTCTTTGGAAGTGAAATCGTACAGTTTGGTTTGAATTTCAGACAATTAGATATGGCTTTAGCTGGTGGAAATAGTGAAGAAGCTGATGCAGCTATTGAAGGTCTGACAGCAAAACTGAAAGAAACTACTAAAAATCACTTTGAAGAATACAATGCAAAAGTAGATAAAAATGTTACTGGTGCTTTATTGGGAATGTTTTACAACGACATCAATGAAAAATATCATCCAGAGATATTTGCAACAGTAGCTAATGAATATGGAAAAGATTTTGACAAATATGCTGCTTATCTTTTCGAAAACTCTATTTTTGCCAGTGAAGAAAAAGCTATTAAGTTTTTGGAAAATCCAAATTCAGAAGTGCTTTCAAAAGACCCTGTAATGGAACTCATTCAGTCTGTAATTGCTAAATATAGAACTATTGCACCTCAACTTATGGCTGCTAATCAAGAAGTTGAATTAGCTATGAAAGACTATGTTGCAGGACTTTTAGAGAAAAACAAAGACAAGAAATATTATCCAGATGCAAACTCTACATTGCGCCTCTCTTACGGAAACGTAAAAGCCTACTCTCCAAAAGACGGTGTTAAATATCAGTATTATACTACGTTAGAAGGAGTGGCTGAAAAGTATGTTCCTAAAGACGATGAGTTTGATGCACCAAAAGAGCTTTTGGACATGCAAAAGAATAAAAACTATGGTAAGTATGCTGATAAAGATGGAAACTTGCGTGTAGGATTTATTACTAACAACGACATCACAGGTGGTAACTCTGGAAGTCCTGTTATTAATGGAAAGGGAGAACTTATCGGACTTGCCTTTGATGGAAACTGGGAAGCTATGACAGGCGACTTAGTGTTTGATGAGCAGTACAAGCGTTGTATCAACGTAGATATTCGTTACGTACTTTTCTGCATAGACAAACTTGCTGGTGCAACTCGCCTTATTGATGAGATGGAATTGGTTTCTACTAACAATCATAAGCACGAGTGTAAAAAAGAAAAATGCAAGAAGAAAGGAAAATGTGTGTGTAAAAAATCATAA
- a CDS encoding SIR2 family NAD-dependent protein deacylase: MKTQDLQTIKNWLKEADALVITAGAGMGVDSGLADYRGEEGGQWGQVEAETEKTVFETVNPAAFLENPAYSWDLFGKRMEEYENTQPHQGFYILKEWIEKFNLDYFVITSNIDSHFQKAGFEEEKIRELHGSLAYFQSSNPKLSNKIWKTELTGKVIRLGIYDNRFPMCPYSKVMARPNVYMFRDDTFVNTRTKAQEQNFQTFLKANEGKNIIVFEIGSGPHVQAVRMKTRLLKNKYKANVVRINPKDFKIKPPHIGIDTGALQALSEIHSFVEKK; encoded by the coding sequence ATGAAAACACAAGACTTACAAACTATCAAAAACTGGCTCAAAGAAGCTGATGCCCTCGTCATTACGGCAGGGGCTGGAATGGGCGTAGATTCTGGACTGGCAGACTACCGTGGAGAAGAAGGAGGACAATGGGGACAAGTAGAAGCCGAAACGGAGAAAACAGTTTTTGAAACCGTCAATCCTGCTGCTTTTTTGGAAAACCCTGCGTATAGTTGGGATTTGTTTGGTAAGCGAATGGAAGAATATGAAAATACACAGCCACATCAAGGATTTTATATCTTGAAAGAATGGATTGAAAAATTTAATTTAGACTATTTTGTCATTACCTCAAATATAGATTCTCACTTTCAGAAAGCTGGTTTTGAGGAAGAAAAAATTAGAGAACTACACGGTTCACTAGCTTACTTTCAAAGTAGTAACCCAAAACTTTCTAATAAGATTTGGAAAACTGAGCTGACTGGCAAAGTTATTCGCCTAGGAATTTATGACAATCGTTTTCCGATGTGTCCATATTCGAAGGTAATGGCTCGTCCAAATGTCTATATGTTTAGAGATGATACGTTTGTCAATACACGTACAAAGGCACAGGAACAAAATTTTCAAACCTTTCTGAAAGCCAATGAAGGAAAGAATATTATTGTTTTTGAAATAGGTTCAGGACCACATGTGCAGGCTGTTCGTATGAAAACACGTCTTTTAAAAAATAAATATAAGGCAAATGTAGTTCGTATTAATCCAAAGGATTTCAAGATAAAACCTCCACATATTGGCATTGATACAGGAGCTTTACAAGCTCTCAGTGAGATACATTCTTTTGTAGAAAAAAAGTAA